One segment of Vulpes lagopus strain Blue_001 chromosome 8, ASM1834538v1, whole genome shotgun sequence DNA contains the following:
- the DFFA gene encoding DNA fragmentation factor subunit alpha isoform X3, with protein sequence MALVGAAEAETRTLKPCVLRRNHSREQHGVAASSLEELRRKACDILAIDKSLAPVTLVLAEDGTIVDDDDYFLCLPSNTKFVALASNEKWTYNNSDGGTAWISQESFDVDETDSGAGLKWKNVARQLKEDLSSIILLSEEDLQVLIDVPCSDLAQELCQSCVTVQGLQDTLQQVLDQREEARQSKQLLELYLQALEKEGSILSKQQASSGDLSDEVDAGDPGSNGESTSKIALASQVLAALKEKPAPELSLSSQDLERPSPVGVRGWSPGKTPGRWPLP encoded by the exons ATGGCGCTGGTCGGGGCCGCCGAGGCCGAGACCCGGACTCTGAAGCCGTGTGTGCTGCGCCGCAACCACAGCCGCGAGCAGCACGGCGTGGCGGCCTCGAGCCTCGAGGAGCTGAGGCGCAAGG CCTGTGACATTCTGGCCATTGATAAGTCCCTGGCACCAGTCACCCTGGTCCTGGCAGAGGATGGCACCATCGTGGATGATGACGATTACTTCCTGTGTCTGCCTTCCAATACTAAGTTCGTAGCGTTGGCCAGTAACGAGAAGTGGACATACAACAATTCAG ATGGAGGCACAGCCTGGATTTCCCAAGAGTCCTTTGATGTGGATGAGACAGACAGTGGGGCAGGGCTGAAGTGGAAGAATGTGGCCAGGCAGCTGAAGGAAGATCTATCCAGCATCATCCTCCTGTCAGAGGAAGACCTCCAG GTGCTCATTGATGTTCCGTGTTCAGACCTGGCTCAGGAACTTTGCCAAAGTTGCGTCACAGTGCAGGGGCTCCAGGACACCCTCCAGCAGGTTCTTGACCAGAGGGAGGAAGCCCGTCAGTCCAAGCAGCTCTTGGAGCTTTACCTCCAGGCTTTGGAGAAGGAAGGCAGCATCCTGTCAAAGCAGCAAG CATCCAGCGGCGACCTCAGCGACGAGGTGGATGCGGGCGACCCGGGCAGTAACGGCGAGAGCACCTCCAAGATTGCACTCGCGAGCCAGGTCCTCGCGGCGCTGAAAGAGAAGCCGGCCCCGGAGCTGAGCCTGTCCAGTCAGGATTTGGAG AGACCCTCTCCTGTTGGCGTCAGAGG CTGGTCACCAGGGAAGACCCCCGGGCGCTGGCCGCTGCCCTGA
- the DFFA gene encoding DNA fragmentation factor subunit alpha isoform X1 codes for MALVGAAEAETRTLKPCVLRRNHSREQHGVAASSLEELRRKACDILAIDKSLAPVTLVLAEDGTIVDDDDYFLCLPSNTKFVALASNEKWTYNNSDGGTAWISQESFDVDETDSGAGLKWKNVARQLKEDLSSIILLSEEDLQVLIDVPCSDLAQELCQSCVTVQGLQDTLQQVLDQREEARQSKQLLELYLQALEKEGSILSKQQASSGDLSDEVDAGDPGSNGESTSKIALASQVLAALKEKPAPELSLSSQDLELVTREDPRALAAALSWGLGKTEAVQQACRQELSLRLQQVQSLRSLRSVSARSPRPARPQEPKRARREPT; via the exons ATGGCGCTGGTCGGGGCCGCCGAGGCCGAGACCCGGACTCTGAAGCCGTGTGTGCTGCGCCGCAACCACAGCCGCGAGCAGCACGGCGTGGCGGCCTCGAGCCTCGAGGAGCTGAGGCGCAAGG CCTGTGACATTCTGGCCATTGATAAGTCCCTGGCACCAGTCACCCTGGTCCTGGCAGAGGATGGCACCATCGTGGATGATGACGATTACTTCCTGTGTCTGCCTTCCAATACTAAGTTCGTAGCGTTGGCCAGTAACGAGAAGTGGACATACAACAATTCAG ATGGAGGCACAGCCTGGATTTCCCAAGAGTCCTTTGATGTGGATGAGACAGACAGTGGGGCAGGGCTGAAGTGGAAGAATGTGGCCAGGCAGCTGAAGGAAGATCTATCCAGCATCATCCTCCTGTCAGAGGAAGACCTCCAG GTGCTCATTGATGTTCCGTGTTCAGACCTGGCTCAGGAACTTTGCCAAAGTTGCGTCACAGTGCAGGGGCTCCAGGACACCCTCCAGCAGGTTCTTGACCAGAGGGAGGAAGCCCGTCAGTCCAAGCAGCTCTTGGAGCTTTACCTCCAGGCTTTGGAGAAGGAAGGCAGCATCCTGTCAAAGCAGCAAG CATCCAGCGGCGACCTCAGCGACGAGGTGGATGCGGGCGACCCGGGCAGTAACGGCGAGAGCACCTCCAAGATTGCACTCGCGAGCCAGGTCCTCGCGGCGCTGAAAGAGAAGCCGGCCCCGGAGCTGAGCCTGTCCAGTCAGGATTTGGAG CTGGTCACCAGGGAAGACCCCCGGGCGCTGGCCGCTGCCCTGAGCTGGGGCCTCGGGAAGACGGAGGCCGTGCAGCAGGCCTGTCGCCAGGAGCTCAGCCTGCGCCTCCAGCAGGTGCAGAGCCTGCGCTCCCTGCGGAGCGTGTCGGCGAGGAGCCCGCGGCCCGCACGACCACAGGAGCCCAAGCGAGCCAGGCGGGAGCCCACGTAG
- the DFFA gene encoding DNA fragmentation factor subunit alpha isoform X2 yields MALVGAAEAETRTLKPCVLRRNHSREQHGVAASSLEELRRKACDILAIDKSLAPVTLVLAEDGTIVDDDDYFLCLPSNTKFVALASNEKWTYNNSDGGTAWISQESFDVDETDSGAGLKWKNVARQLKEDLSSIILLSEEDLQVLIDVPCSDLAQELCQSCVTVQGLQDTLQQVLDQREEARQSKQLLELYLQALEKEGSILSKQQASSGDLSDEVDAGDPGSNGESTSKIALASQVLAALKEKPAPELSLSSQDLEGYRTSQAGRGDAGLRLLALSAPEAPYS; encoded by the exons ATGGCGCTGGTCGGGGCCGCCGAGGCCGAGACCCGGACTCTGAAGCCGTGTGTGCTGCGCCGCAACCACAGCCGCGAGCAGCACGGCGTGGCGGCCTCGAGCCTCGAGGAGCTGAGGCGCAAGG CCTGTGACATTCTGGCCATTGATAAGTCCCTGGCACCAGTCACCCTGGTCCTGGCAGAGGATGGCACCATCGTGGATGATGACGATTACTTCCTGTGTCTGCCTTCCAATACTAAGTTCGTAGCGTTGGCCAGTAACGAGAAGTGGACATACAACAATTCAG ATGGAGGCACAGCCTGGATTTCCCAAGAGTCCTTTGATGTGGATGAGACAGACAGTGGGGCAGGGCTGAAGTGGAAGAATGTGGCCAGGCAGCTGAAGGAAGATCTATCCAGCATCATCCTCCTGTCAGAGGAAGACCTCCAG GTGCTCATTGATGTTCCGTGTTCAGACCTGGCTCAGGAACTTTGCCAAAGTTGCGTCACAGTGCAGGGGCTCCAGGACACCCTCCAGCAGGTTCTTGACCAGAGGGAGGAAGCCCGTCAGTCCAAGCAGCTCTTGGAGCTTTACCTCCAGGCTTTGGAGAAGGAAGGCAGCATCCTGTCAAAGCAGCAAG CATCCAGCGGCGACCTCAGCGACGAGGTGGATGCGGGCGACCCGGGCAGTAACGGCGAGAGCACCTCCAAGATTGCACTCGCGAGCCAGGTCCTCGCGGCGCTGAAAGAGAAGCCGGCCCCGGAGCTGAGCCTGTCCAGTCAGGATTTGGAG GGCTACAGAACGAGCCAAGCTGGCAGGGGGGACGCAGGGCTCAGGCTTCTGGCTCTGTCGGCACCTGAGGCTCCGTACTCGTAA